Proteins encoded in a region of the Bacillus horti genome:
- a CDS encoding MFS transporter yields the protein MNAEQDKTIPHSEPSERLWTPRFITLSFVNFLMFTSFFFLTPTLPIYLVEELQAQESQVGLLIAVFTLAAVVSRPLTGYFMDKSSHKKVFVLAVIIFLMATIGYLWVKTLAFFMLVRLIHGFGFGMATTAGSTMAAEWIPANRRGEGIGYFGMFVVVAMALGPLVAVYLVEMFTYTQFFGICVFFAALGVILAMFLRPPTKIIDAHKNKNEVNPSNEKNESIQPNEEKQENSLTKLKSLFYKLFEPKAFPISLCVLLIAIVFGGTVTFIPLYAVELGGSKLAGAYFSLYALALVFSRPLAGKWFDRRGPFLIVLLGGIIYFIGIITLGLATGPALLYIAAVIIGIGYGSLQPSYQALVIAVSPENRRGAATATFFSSFDIGIGLGAVLSGLVVQWVGYGSMFLIFSGFILVSLTLFLIYHKRSTNELEINKQS from the coding sequence ATGAACGCTGAGCAAGACAAAACTATTCCTCATTCTGAACCATCAGAGCGTCTTTGGACGCCAAGGTTTATCACATTAAGCTTTGTAAATTTCTTAATGTTTACAAGCTTTTTCTTTCTTACCCCTACCTTGCCTATCTATTTAGTTGAGGAGCTACAGGCTCAAGAAAGTCAGGTAGGACTATTAATAGCGGTATTTACACTTGCTGCCGTTGTTTCTAGACCACTTACAGGCTATTTTATGGATAAATCTAGCCATAAGAAAGTGTTTGTATTAGCCGTTATCATATTTTTAATGGCTACAATTGGTTATTTATGGGTAAAAACATTAGCTTTTTTTATGCTCGTTCGTTTGATTCATGGCTTTGGCTTTGGGATGGCCACAACGGCTGGAAGTACTATGGCAGCAGAATGGATTCCTGCTAATCGTAGGGGTGAAGGAATAGGCTACTTTGGAATGTTTGTCGTGGTAGCCATGGCTTTAGGTCCATTAGTGGCAGTCTATCTTGTAGAGATGTTTACATATACTCAGTTTTTTGGCATATGTGTCTTTTTTGCCGCTTTAGGCGTAATCCTCGCTATGTTTTTACGCCCACCTACAAAAATAATTGATGCACATAAAAACAAGAATGAGGTAAATCCCTCAAACGAGAAGAATGAATCAATTCAGCCTAATGAGGAGAAACAAGAAAATTCACTTACTAAGCTTAAGAGCTTATTTTACAAGCTTTTTGAACCAAAGGCTTTCCCAATTTCACTTTGTGTTCTCTTGATTGCCATCGTATTTGGTGGAACGGTAACTTTTATTCCACTCTATGCTGTAGAGCTTGGGGGCTCTAAGCTGGCAGGTGCTTATTTTTCTCTTTATGCTTTAGCTCTGGTATTCTCTAGACCCTTAGCTGGAAAATGGTTTGATCGTAGAGGTCCATTTCTCATTGTTTTACTTGGAGGGATTATCTATTTTATTGGTATTATCACTCTTGGGCTTGCTACAGGACCAGCCTTGCTTTACATAGCGGCCGTTATTATTGGTATTGGCTATGGAAGTCTTCAGCCTAGCTATCAGGCCTTGGTGATTGCTGTATCCCCTGAAAATCGCCGTGGAGCAGCGACAGCCACATTTTTCTCAAGCTTTGATATTGGAATTGGTCTAGGAGCTGTTTTATCAGGCCTTGTTGTTCAATGGGTTGGCTATGGTTCTATGTTTCTGATCTTCTCTGGATTTATTTTAGTATCATTGACTCTTTTTCTTATTTATCATAAACGGAGTACTAACGAATTAGAGATTAATAAGCAGAGTTGA
- the yhfH gene encoding protein YhfH, with amino-acid sequence MSPLSSNVGPKHCRVCSDVITEQFDSYVDTCGKCLGDHSKVLTKADGVWKWEETVE; translated from the coding sequence ATGAGCCCTCTCAGTTCAAATGTCGGTCCTAAGCATTGTCGCGTATGTAGTGATGTAATTACAGAGCAATTTGATTCCTATGTTGACACCTGTGGTAAATGTCTTGGAGATCATTCTAAGGTTTTAACAAAAGCAGACGGTGTTTGGAAATGGGAAGAGACTGTTGAGTAA
- a CDS encoding ABC transporter permease, translating into MKLDVKELYQKRFKEFTVEILKYRSAFANNGLLVTIIFLTILAGVYYRQMIDLIPEQFPVDLALTVLLAIVLTVGRHRTFLKEADMLFLPTLEREMEHYFSKTLRYNLLLQCGLVFVLLLMLKPLYDAKIPLEQQNLLLFYLIPVLAKGWNVYSSWNVLRVPYPDKRFLHGVARLLFNGALLYWFFSGGTFLIFESFIIGGAVLGLAVIAFFMYERNMIKRYLYRWMNLLEMEQKLQAKFYGFINLFVDVPHIGKKVKERKWLSWLGNILPFNRKQAYLYLLLKTFMRTEEYSSRFFRLSIVAMLLIWWLPNIYVKAAIGLGFIFITFTQMKGMKNYHQRQFWQGVFPWPHHLQQSSYRKLTISLMMVQAVLFSLVLFVTQ; encoded by the coding sequence ATGAAACTCGATGTAAAGGAACTTTATCAGAAAAGGTTTAAGGAGTTTACTGTGGAAATTCTGAAATACCGCAGTGCGTTTGCAAACAACGGGTTATTGGTTACGATAATATTCCTGACCATTTTAGCAGGTGTGTACTATAGGCAAATGATTGATTTAATTCCAGAGCAGTTTCCAGTGGACTTAGCGTTGACTGTATTGCTTGCCATTGTGCTCACTGTCGGTCGTCATCGGACGTTTCTAAAAGAAGCGGATATGCTGTTTTTACCTACTCTAGAGCGTGAGATGGAGCATTATTTTAGTAAAACATTAAGATACAACTTATTGCTTCAGTGTGGTCTTGTTTTTGTACTACTCCTTATGCTAAAGCCCTTATACGATGCAAAAATTCCACTTGAGCAGCAGAATCTACTATTATTTTATCTGATCCCCGTCTTGGCAAAGGGTTGGAACGTTTATTCCTCTTGGAATGTCCTTAGGGTTCCTTATCCAGATAAGCGCTTTCTGCATGGAGTAGCTAGGCTGTTATTCAACGGGGCACTCCTGTATTGGTTTTTTTCAGGAGGAACATTTCTTATTTTTGAGAGCTTCATCATCGGGGGAGCTGTACTCGGATTAGCTGTTATTGCTTTCTTTATGTACGAGAGAAATATGATTAAGCGTTATTTATATCGCTGGATGAATTTATTAGAGATGGAGCAGAAGCTTCAGGCGAAATTCTACGGGTTTATTAATCTGTTTGTAGATGTCCCGCATATTGGGAAAAAGGTAAAGGAGCGAAAATGGCTAAGCTGGCTAGGGAATATATTGCCCTTTAATAGGAAGCAGGCGTATTTATATCTCCTTTTAAAAACATTTATGAGAACAGAGGAATATTCAAGTCGATTTTTCAGATTAAGTATTGTAGCTATGCTACTGATTTGGTGGCTTCCAAATATTTATGTGAAGGCTGCAATAGGTCTTGGTTTTATCTTTATTACGTTTACACAGATGAAAGGAATGAAAAATTATCATCAGCGTCAGTTTTGGCAAGGGGTTTTTCCTTGGCCGCATCATCTGCAACAAAGCTCATATAGAAAGCTAACCATTAGTCTAATGATGGTTCAGGCTGTTCTATTTAGTCTAGTTCTATTTGTTACTCAATGA
- a CDS encoding DUF418 domain-containing protein: MNQLQPIKANERIELLDSIRGLALLGILLVNMSIFSYPSIYLNVANIQWWDSSLDRGTQWLVAFLAEGKFYPMFSFLFGAGFMLFMTRAEQKQVNSRALYKRRAFILLGIGLIHAIFIWMGDILVTYALLSLFLLLFRNRKPSTILKWAFSLLILPALLFTLLLGASSELSNLDDQSMIQTYTLISEQALNVYSEGTYAQILTFRINELMFMYANSIVSLPTVLGMFLLGMFMIRIHVFQRMDELKSKLKRAWLISMLVGIPLSIAYATFTHSATIEILGALIGGPAMTIFYLISLTFLYKQSAVKKGLQLLAPVGRLGLTNYLLQSIICTSIFYSYGLGLYGDVSPFWTVVLALSIYVIQIFFSHLWLKRYQFGPAEWIWRKLTYK; encoded by the coding sequence ATGAACCAGCTTCAACCAATAAAGGCTAATGAAAGAATTGAATTACTAGACAGTATTCGTGGATTGGCTCTGCTAGGCATTCTTCTAGTCAATATGAGTATTTTTTCCTATCCTTCTATTTATCTGAATGTGGCCAATATCCAATGGTGGGATAGCTCCTTAGATCGAGGCACACAGTGGTTGGTTGCTTTTTTGGCGGAAGGTAAGTTTTATCCCATGTTCTCCTTCTTATTTGGAGCAGGCTTTATGTTATTCATGACCAGAGCTGAACAAAAGCAGGTTAACAGTCGTGCTCTTTATAAAAGAAGGGCATTCATCCTATTAGGAATTGGCTTGATTCATGCCATCTTTATTTGGATGGGCGATATCCTAGTGACCTATGCACTGCTGTCTTTGTTTCTATTGCTGTTTAGAAACAGAAAGCCTTCAACCATTTTAAAATGGGCTTTTTCACTCTTAATCCTCCCTGCTCTATTGTTTACATTGTTGCTGGGGGCTTCAAGTGAGCTAAGTAATCTAGATGATCAAAGCATGATACAGACCTATACACTAATCTCTGAACAGGCCTTAAACGTTTATAGTGAAGGTACGTATGCTCAAATTTTAACTTTTAGAATCAATGAGCTCATGTTTATGTACGCTAACTCTATCGTCAGTCTTCCTACTGTGCTTGGGATGTTCCTATTAGGGATGTTTATGATTCGCATTCATGTTTTCCAACGTATGGATGAATTAAAATCTAAACTGAAAAGGGCATGGCTTATAAGTATGCTTGTGGGTATCCCACTTTCAATTGCCTATGCTACCTTCACACATAGTGCGACAATAGAAATCCTAGGTGCCTTAATCGGTGGACCTGCTATGACGATCTTTTACCTGATCTCGCTCACCTTTCTGTATAAGCAATCTGCTGTTAAAAAAGGGCTACAGCTATTAGCACCTGTAGGAAGATTAGGTTTGACCAATTACTTGTTACAATCTATCATCTGTACTTCTATTTTTTATAGCTATGGACTAGGACTTTATGGTGATGTTTCTCCTTTCTGGACTGTTGTTCTAGCTCTTAGTATCTATGTTATACAAATTTTCTTTAGCCATTTATGGCTCAAGCGCTATCAGTTTGGACCAGCAGAATGGATTTGGCGTAAGCTTACGTATAAATAA
- a CDS encoding TlpA family protein disulfide reductase yields MKSKGLFLVLFVIVVGVTFYSAFSGQTETMAHKPEVGFKAPPFELLGLNEEVTHRLESNDQPILINFWASWCGPCKDEAPDLNSVYEEYKDRVQFYAINMTDTDYRPNVDKFMEDYQFALPVLLDQDGIVSKSYQVLAVPTTFFVDKNNVIVHKHVGAATRSQLQEQLRKLVD; encoded by the coding sequence ATGAAATCTAAAGGCTTATTCCTAGTCCTTTTTGTTATCGTTGTTGGTGTTACATTTTATAGCGCATTCTCAGGCCAAACAGAAACTATGGCACATAAACCGGAGGTTGGTTTTAAAGCTCCTCCATTTGAATTGCTAGGCCTAAATGAAGAGGTTACTCATCGCCTTGAGTCTAATGATCAGCCTATTCTCATCAATTTTTGGGCTTCCTGGTGTGGTCCATGTAAGGATGAAGCACCTGATTTAAACTCTGTTTACGAAGAGTATAAGGATCGGGTTCAATTCTATGCGATTAATATGACCGATACAGACTATAGACCAAACGTTGATAAATTTATGGAGGACTATCAGTTTGCTTTACCTGTCCTTCTGGATCAAGACGGGATTGTTAGTAAGAGCTATCAAGTCTTAGCCGTCCCGACAACGTTTTTTGTAGATAAAAATAATGTCATTGTTCATAAGCATGTTGGAGCTGCCACAAGGTCACAGCTACAAGAACAGTTAAGAAAGCTGGTTGATTAG
- the namA gene encoding NADPH dehydrogenase NamA, which yields MAHLFSPYTIKGVTLPNRIVMSPMCMYSCMNQDGKVMNWHKTHYTSRAVGQVGLIILEASAVTPQGRISPQDLGIWSDDHIEGLRELVELVHEQGAKVGIQIAHAGRKAMVEGDIVAPSPIPFNDKFKTPVELSLEQIEETIQAFLDGARRAKEAGFDVIELHAAHGYLINEFLSPLTNERTDQYGGDREKRYRFLEETIDRVQAVWSGPLFVRISANDFHPEGLGIDDYVYYAQKMKEQGVDLIDCSSGAVVPAKIDAFPGYQVPYAEAIRREVNIATGAVGLITSGVQAEEIVHNERADLVFLARELLRDPYWPRTAAKELNVELAPPNQYERGWS from the coding sequence ATGGCTCATTTATTTTCTCCATACACGATTAAAGGAGTCACCCTTCCCAATCGTATTGTTATGTCACCAATGTGTATGTACTCATGTATGAATCAGGATGGAAAGGTCATGAACTGGCATAAGACACACTACACAAGCAGAGCTGTTGGTCAGGTTGGGCTCATTATTTTAGAAGCTTCTGCTGTTACACCTCAAGGCAGAATTTCTCCTCAGGATTTAGGAATTTGGAGTGACGACCACATCGAAGGGCTAAGAGAGCTTGTTGAGCTTGTTCATGAGCAAGGAGCTAAAGTAGGGATTCAGATTGCCCATGCTGGTCGTAAAGCGATGGTTGAAGGAGATATTGTTGCTCCATCCCCTATTCCTTTTAATGATAAATTCAAGACACCTGTAGAATTGAGTCTCGAGCAAATTGAAGAGACGATTCAGGCTTTTTTAGACGGGGCTAGAAGAGCAAAGGAAGCTGGCTTTGATGTTATTGAGCTACACGCAGCTCACGGCTATTTAATCAATGAATTTCTTTCTCCATTAACGAATGAGCGTACGGACCAATATGGTGGAGATCGCGAAAAGCGTTATCGTTTTCTGGAGGAAACGATTGATCGTGTGCAAGCTGTATGGTCAGGCCCACTATTTGTTCGCATTTCTGCTAATGACTTTCACCCTGAAGGACTTGGTATCGACGATTACGTATACTATGCACAAAAAATGAAGGAGCAGGGTGTTGATTTAATCGATTGTAGCTCTGGGGCTGTGGTACCGGCCAAGATTGATGCTTTTCCCGGTTATCAGGTTCCTTATGCTGAAGCTATCCGTCGAGAGGTTAACATTGCAACGGGGGCTGTTGGTCTTATAACATCCGGTGTACAGGCAGAAGAAATTGTGCATAACGAAAGAGCTGATTTAGTATTCTTAGCTAGAGAGCTATTACGAGATCCTTATTGGCCTCGTACAGCGGCTAAAGAGCTGAATGTAGAATTAGCTCCTCCTAACCAATATGAGCGGGGCTGGTCATAA
- a CDS encoding prolipoprotein diacylglyceryl transferase family protein produces MFSIPELLSVGGLAIPLRTLILLLIGLALLFPVKWLCNKVSFPYLEWRDVWTNAIIGYLIVWKFSFVLVEPLILFQNPSAILYATGGTIGMVLGVLTALGMLLYSLKKRNLPIARFFDVFTVWLTATLTLYWVVQRTYGLPTQMPWGIPLDEVIIINPSAENIVNYHPIFLYQFLLGTAILLYLLSLKDRFGSGVGTIHSLFLLGIGLLAISTAIYQPTSALLGLSSTQWIYLIISLLGLIGSILYNPKNLTN; encoded by the coding sequence ATGTTTTCTATTCCTGAACTCCTTTCAGTTGGAGGACTAGCCATTCCTCTAAGGACTCTTATCTTATTATTAATAGGCTTAGCTTTGTTATTCCCTGTAAAATGGCTGTGCAATAAAGTTAGTTTTCCTTACTTGGAATGGCGTGATGTGTGGACGAATGCCATAATTGGATACTTGATCGTTTGGAAGTTTTCTTTTGTTCTAGTCGAGCCTTTGATTCTTTTTCAGAACCCAAGTGCTATTCTTTATGCAACTGGTGGTACGATTGGAATGGTTTTAGGTGTCCTGACGGCTTTAGGAATGCTCTTATATTCTTTAAAAAAGAGAAATCTCCCTATAGCTCGTTTTTTTGATGTGTTCACTGTGTGGCTAACGGCTACGTTAACTTTGTATTGGGTAGTCCAACGAACCTACGGCTTGCCTACTCAAATGCCTTGGGGCATCCCTCTAGACGAGGTAATCATAATTAACCCATCTGCCGAAAATATTGTGAATTATCATCCCATTTTTTTATATCAATTTTTACTAGGAACAGCAATTTTACTATATCTATTAAGCTTAAAAGATAGATTTGGGAGTGGTGTAGGCACCATTCATTCTTTGTTTTTGTTAGGGATCGGCTTATTAGCTATCTCTACAGCTATCTATCAGCCTACTTCTGCTTTGTTAGGTCTTTCATCCACTCAATGGATTTACCTTATTATAAGTCTGCTAGGGCTTATTGGTTCTATTTTGTACAATCCAAAAAACCTGACCAATTAA
- a CDS encoding guanylate kinase: MDGRALLFVGPDGSGRFTLAEAIGITLHIPRVVSYTTREKRTKETEGKEYHYITESEFKQMEQNEEFIEVVQADGICYGITKVDCERLLKENGSFFAILSPEGCEIFKKLFDKTLTIFVQADKETVTQRQIQRGDDPQTIERHLSHYDEIMDYQSSCDIVIPNYDLASTAQELTTRIETFLGITHHPDSKY, encoded by the coding sequence ATGGACGGGAGAGCATTGCTATTTGTTGGACCTGACGGATCTGGACGATTTACTTTAGCTGAGGCCATCGGGATTACTCTGCATATTCCCCGCGTTGTTTCCTATACAACAAGAGAGAAAAGGACTAAGGAAACAGAAGGAAAGGAATATCATTATATTACCGAGTCTGAGTTTAAGCAAATGGAGCAGAATGAGGAATTTATTGAAGTTGTTCAAGCGGATGGTATTTGTTACGGTATCACAAAAGTAGATTGTGAAAGGCTCTTGAAGGAGAATGGTAGCTTTTTTGCTATCTTAAGCCCTGAAGGCTGTGAGATTTTTAAGAAGCTTTTTGACAAGACCTTAACTATCTTTGTTCAAGCAGACAAGGAAACGGTTACTCAAAGACAAATCCAACGTGGTGACGACCCACAAACAATCGAAAGACATCTAAGCCACTACGATGAAATAATGGACTATCAATCATCCTGTGATATTGTGATCCCAAACTATGACCTAGCTAGTACGGCACAGGAGCTTACCACTAGAATTGAAACATTTTTAGGAATAACTCATCATCCAGATAGTAAATATTAA
- a CDS encoding ABC transporter ATP-binding protein has protein sequence MSALLQVDQLTGGYGSATPVLHDVSLQVNESEIVALIGLNGAGKSTTIKHILGLLHPHKGTIQINGKTFTEDPEAYRSQFSFIPESPVYYDELTLWEHLELVAMVYGLDKSTFETRVHALLKEFRMEDKVKRFPFQFSKGMKQKLMIMMAFLVQPPLYIIDEPLLGLDPLGIRSLLEWLTKARQEGSGILMSTHILATAEKYCDRFVIIHEGKVKIQGTLGELREASKLPHASLDEIYMELTVGGAQ, from the coding sequence GTGTCGGCATTGCTACAGGTAGATCAGCTTACTGGAGGCTACGGAAGTGCGACTCCAGTTTTACATGATGTTTCTTTACAAGTGAATGAGAGTGAGATTGTAGCCCTTATTGGATTAAATGGGGCAGGGAAAAGTACAACCATCAAGCATATTCTAGGACTTCTCCATCCACATAAAGGGACGATACAGATTAATGGTAAAACCTTTACGGAAGACCCTGAAGCCTATCGTTCTCAGTTCAGTTTTATCCCGGAGTCACCAGTTTATTATGATGAACTAACCTTGTGGGAGCATCTTGAGCTAGTAGCGATGGTCTACGGATTAGATAAATCCACTTTCGAGACACGTGTACATGCCCTACTTAAGGAATTTCGGATGGAGGACAAGGTTAAGCGCTTCCCATTCCAATTTTCAAAAGGGATGAAGCAGAAGCTGATGATTATGATGGCTTTTTTAGTGCAGCCGCCTCTTTATATCATTGATGAGCCCTTATTAGGATTGGACCCACTTGGGATTCGTTCTCTATTAGAATGGTTAACGAAGGCTAGACAAGAAGGCTCAGGGATTTTAATGTCCACTCACATTCTTGCTACAGCCGAGAAGTATTGTGATCGTTTTGTTATTATTCATGAAGGTAAGGTCAAGATACAGGGTACTCTTGGTGAGCTTAGAGAGGCGAGTAAGCTACCGCATGCGTCTTTAGATGAGATATATATGGAGCTTACAGTAGGTGGGGCTCAATGA